The DNA segment GTAACTTTCATAGTTGACGCAGCTGCTATGATTGATGTAGCGATGATTGACATGATTCCTACGGTAGACCTGTAGTGAAGCAGCAGCACTGACAAATATTTTAATCAGCAGCTAATATCTTACTAGTAACTTCCCTAACTTGAAACGAATTTTGCTTACATCTATATTCATCAGATCGATGAAGaacaaaaactatatatagCGTTCTATTAAGTTCTGTAATTTAAATGTTTTGGAATCACACTATACTTTTTTGCATGTTAACTGACACTGAAGCATGTGAGTTGCTTTGAAAATTTGTCAAAACAAGtgtgaatttttatttaaaataatcacCTTTGACAAAACACCGGCTCAACAAGTAACGGGTTTATATTACACGAGACAATACCGGAAGAACATAGACATTTGACATATCTCCAATTAGTTAGTGTATTCATTCACTAAACGCATGTTAACACACAAGTAAACTGGGAGACAAGGCCAAAATTTGTTTCTTATAAAGAGGATAcaaaatactccctctgttttttaaagaTAGTTAGATAGATGTTCtaggaaaatattttgtttccaaaagatgtatttttttatgttttcaaagcatattttgtcaactaataatgaaaaattatgtgtttcaaaaatattaattacatttcttttaatcctattggtttaaaaatataagaaatataaagttacaaaaaactatgcattaataactaagttttaatatggtttcttaataagtgtgaaaatccTAGAACATTCAtctttaaaaaacagagggagtaagaTTTTGGCTTATATGATGAATTGAATAAAGCTGGGAAAATTAtagaaatattgattttttaatattttcacacatattaaaaaatacattaaactaCTATGTATTGTTTTCTgtgattttcaattttcaataaactttaactaataataattcaataaagtcaattaatttttctGAAGTCtataattttttcataaaaaacactaaaaatacTTATttgtgaaacaaatttttttctaaaatatcttTCTTAGTACTAATCACCCTGATCCATTTTCCATCTTTTGATTTGATATTCCttgaaacatttttattttaatttgttaattaCCGTTGGAACCAGACAAAGAATCAGAAACAACACTACcaatctctctctgtctctgtaTAATCTCAGTgttgtctctctctctacaaGCCGAGTGAGACAGTGATGACAATAACTCTGAGCAGAGGAAGGACTAACCACCATTTCCAATCATGAATCCGGCAACTGACCCAGTCTCCGCCGCTCCACCTCCACAGCCACACCGTCTCCCAACCTCCTGCGACCGTCACCCGGAGGAGCGATTCACCGGTTTCTGCCCTTCCTGTCTCTGTGAACGCCTCTCAGTCTTAGACCAAACCAACAATGACactgcatcatcttcttctcggAAGCCTCCCACCATCTCCGCCGCGGCTCTCAAGGCCCTCTTCAAGCCTTCTGGTAACAACGGTGGAAACGGCCGGGTAAAACCCGGATTCTTCCCGGAGCTCCGCCGCACAAAATCGTTCTCGGCGTCAAAGAACAGCGAGGGACTCTCCGGCTTGTTCGAGCCGCAGCGTAGATCTTGCGACGTCAGACTTCGTAGCTCTCTCTTGAACTTGTTTACTCAAGATGAGCAACGTTACCCTCCGATCACCGTCTCCGGCGGCGAGGCCGAGGCGGAGCCAAGAAAATCTAGCGTTCAGGAGCCTGTATTAGAAGctaacgacgaagaagctgaaACTGAAGATGACTACGTCGACTTCGAGATTCTCAATGATAACTCCAGCAACGAAGCTGTTGAAGAGAGAAATGAGATAGAGGATGTTAAAGTCCCTGAGAAAGCTATAAGCGAAGAGGAGATAATAGATGTTGATTCTTCTCAAACCAAGAAGGCATCGGTACGACGTAGTTTCTGGTCAGCCGCCTCTGTTTTCAGCAAGAAGCTTCAGAAATGGAACCAGAAGCTGAAGAAGCGGCGGAGCAACGGCGACGATCACCACCGGCCGGGATCCGAGAGGCTACCGGTGGAGAAACCGATAGGGAGACAGCTCCGCGATACGCAGTCGGAGATCGCCGACTACCGGAGGTCGTGCGACACCGATCCTCGATTCTCCGTCGACGCCGCCGGGAGATTCTCCGTCGATATCGGGAGGATCTCGGTCGACGATCCTCCTTACTCGTTCGACGAGCCGAGAGCTTCGTGGGACGGGACTCTGATCGGACGGACGGCGAGacctccgccgccgccgtcgATGCTCTCCGTGGTGGAGGATGCGGCGGTGCAAACCCGATCAGATATGCAGATTCCGGTGGAAGAACCACCACTTAATCAAGCGAACAATGAGTCCGATCCGGACCCGGTTATAATCCCCGGCGGATCAATCCAAACCCGAGACTATTACAATGACTCATCCTCCCGGAGGAGGAAGAGTCTCGACAGATCAAGCTCTATAAGAAAAATCCACGTGGCGGATGAGCAGAAGCCGCGAGTGTCTATATCAATAGATACTTACTCAGGAGGATCAATGAGGGATGACAGTTACGTTGTCGAGACGGGAGGTAACGGCTTTTACCGGGAACCGACGATCACCGGTGAGAGGAGAGTGAATAGTAATGATAATGGCTTTTACCGGGAACTGGCGATCACCTGTGAGAGGAAAGTGAATAGTAACGATAGCAACAAGAAGTCTAGACGGTGGGGGAAGTGGAGCATCTTAGGGCTTATCTACAGGAAGAGCGTTAACAAGTACGAGGAAGAGGAGGAACACGGTGGGATGGTGGAGTCATGGCCGGAGCTGAGGAACGGTGGAGGAGAAGGAGGACCGAGGATGGAGAGGAGTAATAGCAATGTGAGCTGGCGGAGCTCACGCGGTGTACCGGCGAGGAAAGTCAACGGGTTGGAGAGGAATAAGAGTTCAAGGCCTGGTGAAAACGGGATGTTGAATTTTTATTTGGCACCGATGAACGGTAGCCGGAGAATGAGCGTTGGAgctggaggtggtggtggtggcgggtGGGCGAATAGTCACGGCCATTCTATAGCGAGGAATGTTATGAGGCTGTATTGATAAAAACTGTTCACTGGATGGTTCGGTTTAAGTGGTTTAGCTCTCTGAACCTTCTTTGTCGTTTTTgttggtttggtttagtttcGGTGCAATTGGTTTACTTTTAAAATGTTAAGGGGAGAGGGGATGGGTTTCAAACGAATGACTTGGTTACGTTGTCTATTATAACCGGAATAAACCGCCTTTAACCAGCCGTTATTGGTTCCAAAATTTCAGTTAATTTAGTTACTTGTTTAACAAAGCAAGATCATTGAACACTCTGACATGGTCGTCTTTCCCTAAATAGCATTTATACAGTGGAATATACATACATTACGAGCATATGGGTGACTCACATTTGTGTGAATGATTCGAGTAAACATAATGTCTTCCTGTCTCTCATTCATTCCTTCTTGTTTCCTTTACCCTTATCTACTTCTTCTGATAACAATGTCTGCTCATACACGAACTGAGTAAGAAGTGCAACAAGAATAGCTCCAAGAACCGCGACTTTTCTCCAATCCGGGGAAGAAACAAACGAATCAGCAATTGTTACAACCAAGATCCCAATCAAACCGAGGTAAATGTTCCTTCTCGACTTTGATCCTGCACTTACTTTGGTAACCTCTTGTATTCTCTCAGTCTCCTCTTTAGCTTTCTCTATATCCACAGGCTTCTTATCTCGCAAGCTCTTGAAGAACAATCCTTCATTCCTGTCTTCCACGATCTTCTCCTCAAACTCAGCCAGCTTGTTATCGTTCTCCTCTATCTCCAACCTGTTCAACCCCGCAGATTCCTCAAACGCTTGCATCTTGCTCTCAATGTTCTCTAATATCtactcagaaaaaaaaattatatcagcttatataagtaaaaaatgaccaaaaaaaataaactattaataattgaaactaaacattttcaaactttaaatttgacATTTAAAGTTTCATATTACTTGAAAAtgttagaaaaataattatgaacatttttaataaaaagacattgaaacatagtttttttttgtttttttaatgttttatgatCTTAATTTTGCATTTATTTGTAATTCTATTATTTTCTATACTTTTATTGTAACTTTACACTAGATTTGGACCCGCACAACTGTGCGGGtattaattttcatgtttatatatatatatatatattacataattagaatatatttttaaagttacttatatatttaaatgtttatatataaatatcttaaatataacaatttgatagttttcatgctgtaagttaattgattatttcaaatcatcacatatatttggtattttttattatatatattttaaaattattttttattcaattattatgatcctgatccgtaattcaaagcgctagatttcctttatcagtatttttttatgtttattcatttaaaataataactatatatatatataagtttaagatcagttaattttatacatgaattatctaatttactaatgttaacccgttctaccaacatattatatttttagcataaatttttaatgtttgtcaaaataaaatatactaatttatcaatttaaaataattttatcatatttagttaaatacaatgttttaatttaaaatgatagatataactataaaatagtaaaatttgatataatgtttttcattttataaactgattatttgtataataacattaatatataataaaatatatatattaatgtataataacattaattttattactaattacaaaattagagaaaatatttatatacaatttttgataattaagatattgttaTAACGTTTTTCAACacatttgttaagaaaattaaatatatatatttatattttaaattaaaagatatcaaattatattatgatttcagtagttaaaagattatatattagcattaagaaaatacatttactacaaattttaaatgatgattcaaataaaaatatcacacatgaatcaaggtaaGTTTGTTAACCAATCATGGTTTATAGGAGTCGATGTTATATTAGGAATGATAttattaatctatattattagtaataaatgaatgataacTGA comes from the Brassica rapa cultivar Chiifu-401-42 chromosome A01, CAAS_Brap_v3.01, whole genome shotgun sequence genome and includes:
- the LOC103848299 gene encoding protein OCTOPUS translates to MNPATDPVSAAPPPQPHRLPTSCDRHPEERFTGFCPSCLCERLSVLDQTNNDTASSSSRKPPTISAAALKALFKPSGNNGGNGRVKPGFFPELRRTKSFSASKNSEGLSGLFEPQRRSCDVRLRSSLLNLFTQDEQRYPPITVSGGEAEAEPRKSSVQEPVLEANDEEAETEDDYVDFEILNDNSSNEAVEERNEIEDVKVPEKAISEEEIIDVDSSQTKKASVRRSFWSAASVFSKKLQKWNQKLKKRRSNGDDHHRPGSERLPVEKPIGRQLRDTQSEIADYRRSCDTDPRFSVDAAGRFSVDIGRISVDDPPYSFDEPRASWDGTLIGRTARPPPPPSMLSVVEDAAVQTRSDMQIPVEEPPLNQANNESDPDPVIIPGGSIQTRDYYNDSSSRRRKSLDRSSSIRKIHVADEQKPRVSISIDTYSGGSMRDDSYVVETGGNGFYREPTITGERRVNSNDNGFYRELAITCERKVNSNDSNKKSRRWGKWSILGLIYRKSVNKYEEEEEHGGMVESWPELRNGGGEGGPRMERSNSNVSWRSSRGVPARKVNGLERNKSSRPGENGMLNFYLAPMNGSRRMSVGAGGGGGGGWANSHGHSIARNVMRLY
- the LOC103848320 gene encoding uncharacterized protein LOC103848320; the protein is MRKLTRGGYTLCNDPLFFKKMINTLQSFRTSLTPNVLSNASKHSISRTQFICLSKSTGDGTSDSDPDRPKPEGDTRRQELLARIAMLQTSKVRLTDFLDERSDYLTKFAEEANAEFDKVGEDAMKDLDEASSRILENIESKMQAFEESAGLNRLEIEENDNKLAEFEEKIVEDRNEGLFFKSLRDKKPVDIEKAKEETERIQEVTKVSAGSKSRRNIYLGLIGILVVTIADSFVSSPDWRKVAVLGAILVALLTQFVYEQTLLSEEVDKGKGNKKE